In the genome of Hemitrygon akajei chromosome 21, sHemAka1.3, whole genome shotgun sequence, the window CTAAGGCACCCTGTATGTTCATTACAACATTAACACCATAAGACGataagacagaggaacagaattaagccatttggcccatcgagtctgatccatTATTTCATCATACCTGATTTATTATCtcatactcctgccttctcctgtaacTTTTAACAccgtgactaatcaagaatctatcaactcctGCTaaaaaatatacccaatgatctggcaatgaattctacagattctccaccttctggctaaaggaatcctcctcatctctgttttaaatggatgtacCACTAttccaggggttcctaacctggggtccatagacccttTGCTAACGGTACTGGTCCATGgctttaaaaaggttgggaatcccctctattctgaggcagtgccctctgattctagactcctcactataagaaacatcctctccacattacctTATCTAAGGTTTTCAATATTtcaataggtttaaatgagattctctctcattcttctaaattccagcgactaCAAGcggagagccatcaaatgctcttcctgcattaaccctttcattactggaGAGGTTTCTCAtggacctctccaatgccagcacatctttcctcagataaggggtccaaaaatATTCTTTCCGATTTCAGAGTATCTCTTCCTTTCTGTTTATCTCTctatttctctatctctctccctcagtcttctacatttcaGTGAAAATGAAGTATTCTTCTGCCCACTCTCTAGTGttgccacatccttcctgcagattAGGGGTGCTCCCTTGCTGAGGGATCTTTTGCCCCCTCaatggggcaggtgtgacctcaGCGTTATGTAGAAGAGAAGCACTAAGCTGGACTTTCTACCCAACTGTGTGACTCCAGAAGGAGACTGGGCTAATTGAGATGACGTTAAAAGCAATATGTCCACTTCAGTTCTAATAAAGCCACACTTACGCTCTGATTCTCGTCGTCAGTTTTCACATGGTCTGCAATGAATTTCACCCCGTCGATGGCTTCCTGCAGCTCCAGGGAAAGTTTTGCAGAAGTTCTTAGTCTCAAGTCTTGACGGCAACTAAATCCGTCGGGTGCCTCTATCACATTCAGGTCATAGACTTTGGAAGGCGTTGGGTTGATAAAGAAGGCCGAGTGTTTGGCATTCTCTTCTGGATTTGTGTGAGCAGTGGAGAGATTGTTCTTCCTGTGCTGGGTCGACTTTTGTTTATTACAGTTATTCTGAGGCCTTTTAATAAACAGCAGGGTCGGAAGCCTCTCCAGGAACATGATCTTCACCCACTGGGGCATGGTGTGCGTGCTGGGGGAGCGGTGGTGAATGTTCAGCACGCAGACACTGGTCACTATAGAAAATGTCACCAGGACCATAGTGAACATGAGGTACTTCCCGATTAGTGGAACATCTAAGGAGGTTGGCGGGACAATCTTAGAGATCAACAACAGAAACACAGTGAGAGCCAGTAACACTGAAATACACAAAGTCATTTTCTCACCGCAGTCTGACGGCAGGTAAAACACCAGAATAGCTAACGAGGTTATCAGTATACAGGGTATTATCAGGTTGATGGTGTAAAAGAGGGGTTTCCTCTTAATGATGAAATCGTACGTCACGTCAACATACGCTGGGTCCATTGGGTTTGTGTTCCTTCTACCTGGAAGTGACACGATGTCCCACTCCCCGCTGGGCGTGAAATCGTCCATGCTTGCACTGTCGGTTTTGGCGATGAGGTCTATTTCTGTGTGGTCGTAGGTCCAGGACCTGAATTTCATGGTGCAGTTCTGCTGGTCGAAGGGGAAATGTTTCACTTCGATCTTGCACGCGCTCTTGTAGATGGCCGGTGGCAGCCAGTAGATGCTCCCGTTGCTCCAAATAATGGCGTTGGTGTACAGGGAGATCTCGTAGGTTCCATCTGCACTGTAATGAGAGAAAGATTTGCAGAAATGAAAAAAGAAGGAATGGGACATAATGGAGTTGGGGGGGTGGATATTTACTTGATGTAGGTATA includes:
- the LOC140714358 gene encoding neuronal acetylcholine receptor subunit beta-4-like; its protein translation is MASVLYLCLLTIVPRIYGAEVEEKLMNHLLNPERYNKLIRPAKNNSELVAIVFQLSLAQLINVNEREQVMTTNVWLKQEWVDYRLRWNPDEFEGISKLRINSKLIWLPDIVLYNNADGTYEISLYTNAIIWSNGSIYWLPPAIYKSACKIEVKHFPFDQQNCTMKFRSWTYDHTEIDLIAKTDSASMDDFTPSGEWDIVSLPGRRNTNPMDPAYVDVTYDFIIKRKPLFYTINLIIPCILITSLAILVFYLPSDCGEKMTLCISVLLALTVFLLLISKIVPPTSLDVPLIGKYLMFTMVLVTFSIVTSVCVLNIHHRSPSTHTMPQWVKIMFLERLPTLLFIKRPQNNCNKQKSTQHRKNNLSTAHTNPEENAKHSAFFINPTPSKVYDLNVIEAPDGFSCRQDLRLRTSAKLSLELQEAIDGVKFIADHVKTDDENQSVNEDWKYVAMVVDRLFLWIFIVVCILGTVGLFLQPFCQPHHH